The proteins below come from a single Rhizobium etli CFN 42 genomic window:
- the putA gene encoding trifunctional transcriptional regulator/proline dehydrogenase/L-glutamate gamma-semialdehyde dehydrogenase yields the protein MLNAAIDPTSSNDPAGGAPFAAFAPPVRPQSELRRAITAAYRRPETECLPPLVAAARVSEAKRYDIRSTARTLIEALRAKHKGTGVEGLVQEYSLSSQEGVALMCLAEALLRIPDTDTRDALIRDKIAEGNWTSHIGGGKSMFVNAATWGLVVTGKLTSTVNDRSLSAALTRLIARAGEPVIRRGVDMAMRMMGEQFVTGETIEEALKRARPLEARGFRYSYDMLGEAATTAADAERYFKDYEKAIHAIGKASNGRGIYDGPGISIKLSALHPRYSRSQAGRVMGELLPKVKALAVLAKGYDIGLNIDAEEADRLELSLDLLEELCFAPELAGWNGLGFVVQAYGKRCPFVLDYIIDLARRSGRRMMVRLVKGAYWDAEIKRAQLDGLDDYPVYTRKIYTDVAYIACARKLLAAADAVFPQFATHNAQTLATIYHLAGPDFGVGKYEFQCLHGMGEPLYDEVVGKEKLDRPCRIYAPVGTHETLLAYLVRRLLENGANSSFVHRISDPNVSVEALIADPAETVAAMPVVGAPHVQIAAPKALYGSARANSSGLDLSSEATLSDLAQTLASTAATPWHALPILADGSTDGVTREVLNPADHRDVVGTVTELKVEEAARVVAMAAEYAPQWAAVPPAERAACLDRAADIMQARIKVLMGIIMREAGKSAANAVGEVREAVDFLRYYADQARKTLGPSHLPLGPIVCISPWNFPLAIFTGQVAAALVAGNPVLAKPAGVTPIIASESVKILHEAGVPVGALQFVPGSGRLGAGMVGAQQTAGVMFTGSTEVARMIQAQLAERLSATGKPIPLIAETGGQNGMIVDSSALAEQVVADVVTSAFDSAGQRCSALRVLCLQDDVADRTLAMLKGAFRELTIGRTDRLSIDVGPVINDGAKAEIDQHIEAMRGAGRKVEQLPLPESAAKGTFVPPTIIEIKSLSDLTKEVFGPVLHVVRFKRNGLDRLIDDINASGYGLTFGLHTRLDETIAHVTSRIKAGNLYVNRNIIGAVVGVQPFGGRGLSGTGPKAGGPLYIGRLVQRAPVPPQQDSVHTDLALRDYIVWLDKKGLTDEGEAARGYASRSALGLERELTGPVGERNLYALHPRGRILLVPQTETGLYRQIAAALATGNHLAVDAGPLSKSVLAGLPAAVASRLSWTSDWEKDGPFSGALVEGDRDRVLAVNKKIAALPGPLLLVQAATTEELTSDPEAYCLNWLLEEVSTSINTAAAGGNASLMAIG from the coding sequence ATGTTGAACGCAGCGATCGACCCCACATCCTCCAATGATCCCGCCGGCGGCGCACCGTTCGCCGCATTCGCGCCACCGGTCCGACCGCAATCGGAACTTCGCCGGGCGATCACGGCCGCCTATCGCCGCCCGGAAACCGAATGCCTGCCGCCGCTCGTCGCGGCCGCGCGCGTTTCCGAGGCGAAGCGCTATGACATTCGCAGCACGGCCCGCACGCTGATCGAGGCGCTGCGCGCCAAGCACAAGGGCACCGGCGTCGAAGGGCTGGTGCAGGAATATTCGCTTTCCAGCCAAGAAGGGGTGGCGCTCATGTGCCTTGCCGAAGCGCTGCTGCGTATTCCCGATACGGATACCCGCGACGCGCTGATCCGCGACAAGATTGCCGAGGGCAACTGGACCTCACATATCGGCGGCGGCAAATCCATGTTCGTCAATGCCGCCACCTGGGGCCTCGTCGTCACCGGCAAGCTAACCTCGACGGTCAACGATCGCAGCCTTTCGGCGGCGCTTACGCGGCTGATCGCGCGCGCCGGCGAGCCGGTCATCCGCCGCGGCGTCGATATGGCGATGCGCATGATGGGCGAGCAGTTCGTCACAGGCGAAACGATCGAGGAGGCGCTGAAGCGCGCTCGTCCGCTGGAAGCCCGAGGGTTCCGCTATTCCTACGACATGCTGGGCGAGGCGGCGACGACCGCAGCAGACGCCGAGCGTTATTTCAAGGATTATGAAAAGGCGATTCATGCCATCGGCAAGGCCTCGAACGGACGCGGCATCTATGACGGTCCTGGCATTTCGATCAAGCTTTCGGCACTTCATCCCCGGTACAGCAGATCGCAGGCCGGCCGGGTGATGGGAGAATTGCTGCCCAAGGTCAAGGCGCTCGCCGTTCTCGCCAAGGGTTATGATATCGGCCTCAACATCGACGCCGAGGAGGCCGATCGGCTGGAGCTTTCGCTCGATCTGCTGGAGGAGCTCTGCTTCGCGCCGGAGCTGGCAGGGTGGAACGGGCTCGGCTTTGTCGTGCAGGCCTATGGCAAGCGCTGCCCCTTCGTGCTCGATTACATCATTGATCTCGCCCGCCGGTCGGGACGCCGGATGATGGTACGTCTCGTCAAGGGCGCCTATTGGGATGCGGAGATCAAGCGCGCCCAGCTCGATGGCCTCGACGACTATCCCGTCTATACCCGCAAGATCTACACCGACGTCGCCTACATCGCCTGTGCACGCAAGCTGCTTGCCGCCGCCGATGCGGTCTTCCCGCAATTCGCGACCCACAATGCGCAGACGCTCGCCACGATCTATCATCTGGCGGGGCCTGATTTCGGGGTCGGCAAATACGAGTTCCAGTGCCTGCACGGCATGGGCGAACCGCTCTATGACGAGGTTGTCGGCAAGGAGAAGCTCGACCGGCCCTGCCGCATCTATGCGCCCGTCGGGACGCATGAGACTCTGCTTGCCTATCTTGTCCGCCGCCTGCTCGAAAACGGCGCCAACTCCTCCTTCGTGCATCGCATTTCCGATCCGAATGTTTCGGTCGAGGCGCTGATCGCCGATCCGGCCGAGACCGTCGCGGCCATGCCCGTCGTCGGCGCCCCGCATGTGCAGATTGCCGCGCCCAAGGCGCTTTACGGCAGCGCCCGCGCCAATTCGAGCGGGCTCGATCTCTCGAGCGAAGCCACGCTTTCGGATCTGGCGCAGACGCTCGCATCCACGGCTGCGACGCCCTGGCATGCGCTGCCGATTCTCGCCGACGGCTCCACCGACGGCGTGACGCGCGAGGTCCTCAATCCCGCCGATCACCGCGACGTCGTCGGCACCGTGACCGAGCTGAAGGTCGAGGAGGCCGCCCGCGTCGTTGCGATGGCAGCCGAATATGCGCCGCAATGGGCGGCCGTGCCGCCGGCAGAGCGCGCCGCATGTCTCGATCGGGCCGCCGACATCATGCAGGCCCGCATCAAGGTGCTGATGGGCATCATCATGCGTGAGGCCGGCAAATCCGCGGCCAACGCTGTCGGCGAAGTGCGCGAAGCGGTCGACTTCCTGCGCTATTACGCCGATCAGGCGCGCAAGACCCTCGGACCGTCGCATCTGCCGCTCGGCCCGATCGTCTGCATCAGCCCGTGGAATTTCCCGCTGGCGATCTTCACCGGCCAGGTTGCAGCAGCACTCGTCGCCGGCAATCCCGTGCTGGCGAAGCCCGCCGGTGTCACGCCGATCATCGCCTCGGAGAGCGTCAAGATCCTCCACGAGGCCGGCGTGCCGGTCGGAGCCCTCCAATTCGTGCCCGGCAGCGGCCGCCTCGGCGCCGGCATGGTTGGGGCGCAACAAACGGCCGGCGTCATGTTTACCGGCTCGACCGAAGTTGCCCGCATGATCCAGGCGCAGCTCGCCGAGCGCCTGTCGGCAACCGGCAAGCCGATCCCGCTGATCGCCGAAACCGGCGGCCAGAACGGCATGATCGTCGACTCCTCGGCTTTGGCCGAACAGGTTGTGGCCGACGTCGTAACATCGGCTTTCGACAGCGCCGGCCAGCGCTGCTCGGCGCTGCGTGTTCTCTGCCTGCAGGACGACGTCGCCGACAGGACGCTCGCCATGCTGAAAGGCGCCTTCCGTGAGTTGACCATCGGCCGCACTGATCGCCTAAGCATCGACGTCGGGCCAGTCATCAACGACGGCGCGAAGGCGGAGATCGACCAGCATATCGAAGCGATGCGCGGCGCCGGCCGAAAGGTAGAACAGCTGCCGCTGCCGGAAAGCGCAGCAAAAGGCACCTTCGTTCCGCCGACAATCATCGAGATCAAGTCCCTCTCGGACCTGACGAAGGAGGTCTTCGGGCCGGTGCTGCATGTCGTCCGCTTCAAGAGAAACGGCCTCGATCGGCTGATCGACGACATCAACGCATCGGGCTACGGCCTCACGTTCGGGCTTCACACGCGGCTCGACGAGACGATCGCGCATGTGACGAGTCGCATCAAGGCCGGCAACCTCTACGTCAATCGCAACATCATCGGCGCGGTTGTCGGCGTGCAGCCTTTCGGCGGCCGCGGCCTGTCCGGAACGGGGCCGAAGGCCGGCGGTCCGCTCTACATCGGCCGCCTGGTGCAGCGCGCCCCCGTGCCGCCGCAACAGGATTCCGTTCATACCGACCTCGCCCTTCGCGATTACATCGTCTGGCTCGACAAGAAGGGTCTGACAGACGAGGGGGAAGCTGCGCGCGGATATGCAAGCCGCTCGGCGCTCGGTCTCGAGCGCGAGCTTACCGGGCCCGTCGGCGAGCGCAATCTCTATGCGCTTCATCCGCGCGGCCGAATTCTCCTCGTGCCGCAGACGGAGACGGGGCTTTATCGTCAGATCGCCGCAGCCCTGGCGACGGGCAACCATCTCGCGGTGGACGCCGGTCCCCTGTCGAAATCGGTGCTGGCTGGTTTGCCGGCGGCCGTCGCAAGCCGCCTTTCCTGGACATCGGACTGGGAGAAGGACGGGCCATTCTCCGGCGCGCTGGTCGAAGGTGATCGTGACAGGGTCCTTGCCGTCAATAAGAAGATCGCCGCGCTACCCGGTCCGCTTCTGCTTGTCCAGGCTGCGACAACCGAGGAGCTTACGAGCGATCCCGAGGCCTATTGCCTCAACTGGCTGCTGGAGGAGGTCTCAACCTCGATCAACACCGCGGCCGCCGGGGGCAACGCAAGCCTTATGGCGATCGGCTGA
- a CDS encoding Lrp/AsnC family transcriptional regulator translates to MATEPDVFSELDQFDRKILAALAEDGRLSITDLAARVGLSKTPCQIRFKRLISDGYIEGFKAVLNPAKMQLDHIAFVEVKLSDTREAALKSFNDAIKKIREVEECHMIAGRFDYLLKIRTRDIGRYRRVLGERISTLPHVANTSTNVAMETIKEGWDKFGSGLS, encoded by the coding sequence ATGGCCACAGAACCCGACGTCTTTAGTGAATTAGACCAGTTCGACAGAAAGATCCTTGCGGCGCTGGCCGAGGACGGCAGGCTGTCGATCACCGATCTGGCGGCACGGGTCGGGCTTTCGAAGACGCCGTGCCAGATCCGCTTCAAGCGGCTGATCAGCGACGGCTATATCGAAGGCTTCAAGGCCGTCCTCAATCCGGCGAAAATGCAGCTCGACCACATCGCCTTCGTCGAAGTGAAGCTCTCCGATACCCGTGAGGCGGCGCTGAAAAGCTTCAACGACGCCATTAAGAAGATCAGGGAAGTTGAGGAGTGCCACATGATCGCCGGCCGGTTCGACTATCTCCTGAAGATCCGCACCCGCGACATCGGCCGCTACCGCCGCGTGCTGGGCGAGCGCATCTCGACGCTGCCCCATGTTGCCAACACCTCGACGAATGTGGCGATGGAGACGATCAAGGAAGGCTGGGACAAATTCGGATCGGGCCTTTCATGA
- a CDS encoding acyltransferase, with protein sequence MDQANSVPLSADEQREARRLQYLSWERVAADLDHPAHLARKAELRRSCGAELAETSYIAENAAIFTESLTMGEWSWIAGHALVRGDVILGEHCSINPYACVSGKVTCGNGVRIASHASIVGFNHGFDDPDRPIHRQGVVSIGIIIGDDVWIGANCVILDGVTIGNGAVIAAGAVVTQDIPSLAIAGGVPAKVLRNRGAPARKSAVRDIEDQLARLGQKAKEQWPDILAHWKTSEGYESLEADGVRRPSIRHLCDAIEIAAGFGHPPPGLDPAQTLERLQGLQDRETGLFPEAHSRVEGRALRVDPKALYNVLSVGYALELLGSGPQQPIQAVQIDAPELEQWLSALPWSSRAWHAGSVVDTIGTAMYFNARHFGIRGPRQALFEWLSRNADSVSGLWGEPTALEGWLQPVNGFYRLTRGTYAQFGMPLPHPHAALEAVHLNYRNHNGFVGGQYNACNLLDTIHPLLLIARQTDYRRADGEAIARSLISRAPDRWRDGEGFPFADGGEPSLQGTEMWLSVVHLAADFLGLADQFAFVPKGVHRTATPGLGL encoded by the coding sequence ATGGACCAAGCCAATAGCGTCCCCTTATCGGCAGATGAACAGCGCGAGGCGCGTCGGCTGCAATATCTCTCCTGGGAGCGTGTCGCGGCGGATCTCGATCATCCCGCTCACCTTGCCCGCAAGGCGGAGCTTCGGCGGTCATGCGGCGCCGAATTGGCCGAGACGTCCTATATCGCGGAAAATGCTGCGATCTTTACCGAGAGCCTGACGATGGGCGAATGGTCCTGGATTGCAGGGCATGCGCTCGTACGAGGTGACGTCATCCTCGGCGAGCATTGCTCGATCAATCCCTATGCCTGCGTTTCCGGCAAGGTGACCTGCGGCAATGGGGTCAGGATTGCCTCCCATGCCTCGATCGTCGGCTTCAATCATGGCTTCGACGATCCCGATCGGCCCATCCATCGTCAGGGCGTCGTCAGCATCGGCATCATCATCGGCGACGATGTCTGGATCGGCGCCAATTGCGTGATCCTTGATGGCGTTACGATCGGCAACGGCGCCGTGATCGCCGCCGGAGCGGTGGTCACGCAAGACATTCCCTCGCTGGCGATTGCCGGTGGCGTACCGGCAAAGGTGCTGCGCAATCGCGGCGCGCCGGCCAGGAAATCCGCCGTAAGAGACATCGAAGATCAATTGGCCAGGCTCGGGCAGAAGGCGAAAGAGCAATGGCCCGATATTCTTGCGCACTGGAAGACATCTGAGGGCTATGAATCGCTGGAAGCGGACGGCGTCAGGCGGCCGTCGATCCGGCACCTCTGCGATGCCATCGAGATTGCGGCCGGCTTCGGTCATCCGCCGCCCGGGCTCGATCCGGCGCAGACTCTCGAGCGTCTCCAGGGTCTTCAGGATCGGGAGACCGGCCTCTTTCCGGAGGCGCATTCGCGTGTAGAGGGCCGGGCTCTGAGGGTGGATCCGAAGGCGCTCTATAATGTGCTTTCGGTCGGCTATGCGCTCGAGCTGCTCGGCTCCGGGCCACAGCAACCGATCCAGGCGGTTCAGATCGATGCCCCGGAGCTGGAGCAATGGCTGAGCGCCCTTCCCTGGTCGAGCCGGGCATGGCACGCCGGCAGCGTCGTCGATACGATCGGAACCGCTATGTATTTTAATGCCAGGCATTTCGGCATCAGGGGGCCGAGGCAGGCGCTCTTCGAGTGGCTGAGCCGCAATGCCGACAGCGTCTCCGGCCTCTGGGGCGAGCCGACGGCGCTGGAGGGGTGGCTCCAGCCGGTGAACGGCTTTTACCGCCTGACGCGCGGCACCTATGCTCAGTTCGGCATGCCGCTTCCGCACCCGCACGCCGCGCTCGAAGCGGTTCATCTGAATTATCGCAATCACAACGGTTTCGTCGGCGGGCAATACAATGCCTGCAACCTGCTCGACACGATCCATCCGCTGCTGCTGATCGCCCGGCAGACCGATTACAGGCGGGCCGATGGCGAGGCGATCGCCCGCAGCCTGATCTCGCGGGCGCCGGACCGATGGCGGGATGGCGAAGGTTTCCCGTTCGCTGACGGCGGCGAACCGAGCCTGCAGGGAACGGAAATGTGGCTGTCGGTCGTGCACCTGGCGGCTGATTTCCTCGGGCTGGCGGATCAATTCGCTTTCGTTCCGAAGGGCGTTCATCGAACGGCGACACCCGGCCTCGGCCTCTGA
- a CDS encoding LysR substrate-binding domain-containing protein has translation MQFRRRLPSLTALVTLEAVLRRKSFTTAASELGVTQAAVSRQIAALEEELGQPLFLRKHRAIKPTAACVSLGATLAKSFADIAESVEAIQSRSQDVVTIGATVAFSSFWLLPRLAEFRRANPGILVRVISQDNPITLDDGEIDVAIRYGLPPFSDGTVIASRGDVVCPVCSPDHLRRRGNGPLSSTDEFIETEVIDRSWYGWGQWVSLTGGNIEVKPSLRFNHYTESIAAARAGQGIALGWRMLIGTFLEDGTLVSASGIELAAEGRYNVIVPIKAKRSHAGDLAAAWLTASLHG, from the coding sequence ATGCAATTTCGAAGACGGCTTCCATCGCTGACGGCGCTGGTGACGCTGGAAGCGGTGCTGCGCAGGAAAAGTTTCACCACGGCGGCGAGCGAACTCGGCGTCACCCAGGCGGCCGTCAGCCGGCAGATCGCCGCTTTGGAGGAGGAGCTCGGCCAGCCGCTCTTCCTGCGTAAACACCGGGCGATCAAGCCAACGGCGGCCTGCGTCAGCCTCGGCGCGACGCTGGCGAAGAGCTTTGCCGATATCGCCGAGAGCGTGGAGGCGATCCAGTCGCGCAGCCAGGATGTGGTGACGATCGGCGCAACCGTCGCCTTCTCTTCCTTCTGGCTGCTGCCGCGGCTCGCCGAATTCCGCCGGGCCAATCCCGGCATTCTGGTGCGGGTGATATCCCAGGATAACCCGATCACTCTTGATGACGGGGAGATCGACGTGGCGATCCGATACGGCCTGCCGCCCTTCAGCGATGGAACGGTCATTGCCTCGCGCGGCGACGTCGTCTGCCCTGTCTGCTCTCCCGACCACCTCAGGCGCCGGGGAAATGGCCCTCTCAGTTCCACCGACGAATTCATCGAAACGGAGGTGATCGATCGTTCCTGGTATGGCTGGGGGCAATGGGTGTCGCTGACCGGCGGCAATATCGAGGTCAAACCGTCGCTTCGCTTCAACCATTACACCGAAAGCATCGCGGCGGCGCGCGCGGGACAGGGGATTGCCTTGGGATGGCGCATGCTGATCGGCACGTTCCTGGAGGACGGAACGCTGGTGTCGGCTTCAGGAATCGAGCTTGCCGCCGAAGGCCGCTACAACGTGATCGTGCCGATCAAGGCCAAGCGCAGCCATGCGGGCGATCTCGCCGCCGCCTGGCTGACAGCCTCGCTGCACGGCTGA
- a CDS encoding aromatic ring-hydroxylating oxygenase subunit alpha translates to MLDRLPSSISALLDSRAEGHSLPAGLYIREDVFEADIDVFFHKHWICVGLDCDVPEPGDATVVDIGKTSLILLRDDDGEIRALHNVCRHRGSRLLSPGKTIVSKLVCPYHTWTYELTGELSYAPHMGKDFDKDCHGLKPVTFKSIGGLIYVCLSDNPPEDIAGLEQAMVERLAPYDIRNAKIAHQTDVIEDGNWKLTMENNRECYHCSANHPELCVSFVDLDFGFDPETLSPDDREQAEEHFRLYEARTQAWESDGFPSAAIEQLTDCATNFRTQRLIIAGAGESQTHDATAASSKLLGEMTRKDLGDTHLWGHNSWNHFMGDHAVVAIVIPLSAGKTLVRTKWLVHKDAVEGVDYDLDKLTDVWIATTDQDADLVARSHAGALDPAYQPGPYSRFSETNLDKFATWYIDRMRAHGY, encoded by the coding sequence ATGCTAGACAGGCTTCCTTCTTCCATTTCGGCGCTTCTGGACTCCCGCGCGGAAGGCCATTCGCTGCCGGCCGGCCTCTACATTAGAGAAGACGTGTTCGAAGCGGATATCGATGTCTTCTTCCACAAGCACTGGATCTGCGTCGGCCTCGACTGCGATGTTCCGGAGCCCGGCGACGCCACGGTCGTCGACATCGGCAAAACGAGCCTGATCCTGCTGCGCGACGACGACGGCGAAATCCGCGCGCTGCACAATGTCTGCCGCCACCGCGGCTCCCGTCTTCTCAGCCCGGGCAAGACGATCGTTTCGAAGCTCGTCTGTCCCTATCACACCTGGACCTATGAGCTGACGGGCGAGCTCAGCTATGCGCCGCACATGGGCAAGGATTTCGACAAGGACTGTCACGGCCTGAAGCCCGTTACTTTCAAATCGATCGGCGGCCTGATCTATGTCTGCCTGTCCGACAATCCGCCCGAGGACATTGCCGGCCTCGAACAGGCTATGGTCGAGCGCCTCGCGCCCTACGACATTCGTAACGCCAAGATCGCCCACCAGACCGACGTCATCGAAGACGGCAACTGGAAGCTGACGATGGAGAACAATCGCGAGTGCTATCACTGCTCCGCCAACCATCCCGAGCTCTGCGTCTCCTTCGTCGACCTTGACTTCGGCTTCGACCCGGAGACGCTGAGCCCTGATGATCGCGAACAGGCGGAGGAGCATTTCCGGCTGTACGAGGCGCGCACCCAGGCATGGGAATCCGACGGTTTCCCATCCGCCGCGATCGAACAGCTCACCGACTGCGCCACGAACTTCCGCACGCAACGGCTGATCATCGCAGGCGCCGGCGAATCCCAGACCCACGACGCCACTGCAGCATCCTCCAAGCTCCTCGGGGAAATGACCCGCAAAGATCTCGGCGACACGCATCTCTGGGGTCACAACAGCTGGAACCATTTCATGGGCGACCACGCGGTCGTCGCGATTGTTATCCCGCTCTCGGCCGGCAAGACGCTGGTCCGCACCAAGTGGCTGGTCCACAAGGACGCCGTCGAAGGTGTCGATTACGATCTCGACAAGCTAACGGATGTCTGGATCGCGACAACCGACCAGGACGCCGACCTCGTCGCCCGTTCTCATGCCGGCGCTCTCGATCCGGCTTATCAGCCAGGCCCCTATTCCCGCTTCTCCGAGACGAACCTCGACAAGTTCGCCACCTGGTACATCGACCGGATGCGCGCTCATGGATACTAG
- a CDS encoding hybrid-cluster NAD(P)-dependent oxidoreductase — MDTRNPQAPLAKATRHDVWNPEEDDTLVCLDVQQETHDVKTFTFASRDGKRFAFKAGQYFLFDLEHNGEPESRCYSISSSPHRTNAFSVTVKRVPGGKISNWLHETLVPGASVKANGPLGHFVRSEAVKPKLLLLSGGSGITPVMSILRELADSCAPADVVFMHAARTPLDLIFRDELACIARRLKGLRLHFLPETVAGEPSWSGLTGRISADYFRLAVPDIADRTVMCCGPAPFMAAARGIAAKLGVPAAHYLEESFDAAVIDEPEIPAIQEAAAKVFRVTFSKQARSIEVTGDQSVLSCAKKSGVRIPSSCANGVCGTCKSKLTSGTVDMNHNGGIRQREIDAGFFLPCCSKPLSDLVIER, encoded by the coding sequence ATGGATACTAGGAACCCGCAAGCGCCGCTCGCAAAGGCAACCCGTCACGACGTCTGGAATCCCGAGGAAGACGATACACTCGTCTGCCTCGACGTGCAGCAGGAGACCCATGACGTCAAGACCTTCACCTTCGCCTCTCGTGACGGCAAGCGTTTCGCCTTCAAGGCCGGCCAGTATTTCCTGTTCGACCTCGAGCACAACGGCGAGCCCGAGAGCCGGTGCTACAGCATCTCCTCTTCGCCGCACCGCACGAACGCCTTCTCGGTGACGGTGAAGCGCGTTCCCGGCGGCAAGATCTCCAACTGGCTTCACGAGACGCTGGTGCCGGGGGCATCGGTCAAGGCGAACGGCCCGCTCGGCCATTTCGTCCGGTCCGAGGCGGTAAAGCCGAAGCTTCTGCTGCTCTCCGGCGGCTCCGGCATCACGCCCGTCATGTCCATTCTGCGTGAACTCGCCGACAGCTGCGCGCCGGCCGACGTCGTCTTCATGCATGCGGCGCGTACCCCGCTCGATCTGATCTTCCGCGACGAACTCGCCTGCATCGCCCGCAGGCTGAAAGGGCTGCGGCTGCATTTCCTGCCGGAAACGGTTGCGGGCGAGCCCTCCTGGTCCGGCCTTACCGGCCGCATTTCGGCGGATTATTTCAGGCTGGCGGTTCCCGATATCGCAGACCGCACGGTGATGTGCTGCGGCCCCGCCCCCTTCATGGCGGCAGCGCGCGGCATTGCCGCCAAACTCGGCGTTCCCGCCGCGCATTATCTCGAGGAAAGCTTCGACGCCGCCGTCATCGACGAACCGGAGATCCCCGCGATCCAGGAAGCCGCCGCCAAGGTCTTTCGGGTCACCTTCTCCAAACAGGCCCGCAGCATCGAGGTAACAGGCGATCAGAGCGTGCTCTCCTGCGCGAAGAAGTCGGGCGTCAGGATTCCGTCCTCCTGCGCCAACGGCGTCTGCGGCACCTGCAAGTCGAAGCTCACATCAGGCACGGTCGACATGAACCACAATGGCGGCATCCGCCAGCGGGAAATCGACGCCGGCTTCTTCCTGCCTTGCTGCTCGAAGCCGCTCAGCGATCTCGTCATCGAACGCTGA